atatattgaaaattacTTAGAAACGAAGGTGACAAACCAAATGAAGCATGCACATGAGTTCACAAGTTACATCTTGCTCAAAAACAAACACTTTTACATTAGAATAACCAAGTGTTTGAGACAACtagaaataaaagtaggaaatcGAACTCTAAGTCAAGCAATTAATATgcaaaatggtataaatataattatttaatttacaatCTGGTTATCGGTTAATCCGTTAAGAAAAATCCTCAAACTATTAAGAACCGATAACCCGATaacaagaaaaatcaaaacCGTTATCAAAACTGCTAAGCCAATAATCCAAAACTGAtaaatcaataactttttttggGTTCGGTTTATCATTTTTGGTTCGAGTTTGATCAGCCCTAGCTACAACTATTGCTTGATAGTCAACTTCTGCACTAGATCGAGCAACGACACTCTATTTCTTATTCTTCTAAAACACCAAATTACCTTTTACTCAAACACAATATTCACTTGTAGAACACCCTCtggggtggcccagtggtttgagcttgggacttccatgtaggaggtctcaagttcgaaacctcTTGCCAGGGGAAGCAAGGGGTTTGTgttctgggtcgagctcgttgCACCAGacttgcctagtgcgggttacctctcttATGTgatttgcgagctattgcatagaaACATGATTTTACCCTGTTCGCACAAAAAGGGTAGCAGCTGCGGGTTTCCGttgtcataaaataaaataaattttagttcTAGAACATTTATGAGGAGGTGATTTTGCCCAATCAACATTTGTATAACCAACAGTCTACTTATGGCAACCCATTGGCTATCATAGAGAGAATCCATAATTTGACTCTCAAGAAAAGTAATGACAGGTCTAGTCACGGTGAGATAAGATAATTCAACTTACGAACCAACTACCTATACCTTCTGGGATCACTAAGTGGATCCCCCCGTCTTGGCAGGAGTTTAGCATTCAAATATGTCAATGGCTCTACATCCATTGTTCCTCCATTGTTGCTGTCTTCCTAGAATGTCCAAAGCATACTTCTGTTGTGAAAGAATAATACCTTATTTGGACTGAGCAACCTCAAAACCTAGAAAatgtattagaaaatattgagGTCTTTAGTCTGGAAATGTTGAAAGAGATGTCGCTTTAAATTAGTGATATCATCTTGATCATTACTGATGACAATGTTATCGTCAACAGAAAGCACTAAATAAGTACATAGCTTTGGAGCAGAATGCTAATAAAACACAGAATGATCAACTTCAATATGCGTCATACCAAAATCCTGAATAGAGTGTTTGAACTTCCCAAACCTGGAGAATGTTTTAGACTATAGAGTGACTATTGCAATTGACATACCAGGCTACTAGACTTCCCCTTAGCAACAAAACTAAGTCgttgctactttttttttttaatgaagtaaaCAGATATTATTTAAGAACGTCAGGTTTATGCTATCAGCAAAAGTGTACTAGAGAGTTAGCTCCCGTACAAGATCTTAACTCCTATGCTTAGAATCAAAGATCTAACAAAATCCAGAAAAGTATAAACATTATTTAGAGGAGAGAAAATATTTCCGCTAAACAAGTTAACTAGGCAACTAGCTTTTAAGAGTGATTCAAAGCTGAGACCCCATCAATAGATTTGTGATTTCTTTTATCCTACACACTAACAAATTACTACTGGAATCATCCTCCCAATCCTCTTGATGCCTTTATCAACTTTCCAAAAGATCTAGCTAGAATAAGCTTTCTTGATGGATGTGGGAAGACCTAATGtagactaaaaaaaaagaagaaaggaaaCAGTCCCAGATATCTGTTACAATTGGAGAATGCATAAgaacatgatttttttgaagCTTGATGACACATATAACATCTGATGACTAGGATTATCTTTCTTAGATAGATAATCTTGTGTAGGAAAAACACCAGTTAGCGCAAGCTTTATGAAACATGTTAATTTTAGTGGGAGCGTGATTTTCTCAACGTGCTTCCATGGTGATTTGTCCAACAATCCATTCTTTGAGCACATGAGGTAGTAGTTGCCTTTGATTGTATAACGCCCTTGGTTGGAGTTTTCCCGAACCATTTTGTCTGAATGTAGCTCTTCACTCATGGAATTTGCTAGGGTGGCTAGTAGACTGAATAGATCATTAAGTTTGCAGTCATGCAAGTTTTTCCTGAATAAGGAGCTCCAATCATTGTTGTCTCTGCATTGATAAACAAAACATTCTTTGTTGTTGGCAATTTGAGTCCAAGATGCAAACAAGGTGGTTGCTACATATAAATTTCCTCATCAAGTTCACCAGGGAGAAAAACATTCTTGATGTCCAATTGATAAAGAGGCTAATGATGGTGGGAGGTGACATGTATTCCATTGTATCATTGTAATATAAACCCAATATATCGGAATATACCTTTGAAAACAAGGCGATTCAAAAGCCGATCAACTTTTTGACATCATAAACCAACAACGACCAACAATAAATTTACTTGAAAGAAGATGAACAACCTCTAAAGTACTATTCGCATGTAAAATAGATATCTTGTCAATCGTAGCTTGTCGCTATTGTGGATGAGAAAGTACTTCACGTGTAGATTTAGGGATGGAAACAGAGGACGATTTTGATACAATGACATGATGGGGTAATGACAGTCGATGATAACTTTCAAAGGTATTGTGGGGTTAGTATTATGAGTGGACTACCTTTTCTTGAGTGTGCTCAATTCATTAGGAGAAAACAAGTTTATAGTATGTACAGGGTCCAACACAAGACGCGAATCATCTGGGCCTGATGCTAGATCCGGATGCCGATGATAAGTCACGAGCGATGGCACTGTGGATCAAGATGTAGAAATAACCATTGATTCCTCAAAAAATTGGTATCATTGAGTgctcaaatatatcaaaatgacCTGAAGAAGATGTAAAGTAATATTGAGACTCAATTAATATGACATTGGATGACATAAAGTCTAGACAAATATCAGGTGAGTAGTAATAATACTCCTGTtgtttttttggtgtaaagaagaGGGTATAGAAGTAGTAGAACAGTTGGTAGATTTCCTAGGATCAATGTAATTATGGTTTTAGCTTGTAACTTTTTGGAGGTAGCCAACATACCCTTAATGCCGAAGAATACAATTttaactttatcaaaaaaaataatactcctTTTGAACTCTAGAATAACCAAAAAAGACACATTTGAGAGCGAgctaattttatctttttgatgCGTTAAGTTTTGAACAAAATATGTGCTCTCAAAGACACGAGGGGGAAGAGAGTATAGAGGTGAGAGGTGAGACAATATTGAATATGGAGTCTGATTTTTAATTACAGATGAGGTCATTCAATTCCAAAATCCAAAGGAGGACTACTTTATTCTTTCAACTTAAGTTTCAACCAAAACACGATATGAATTTCTAAGGCCTCATTTGGTTGCACTTAATGGAAGGTTGTATCTGAATGGTTCAGACCTTATGTCATTAAGGGGTTGTCGTTTGTCACCTGGTTAgagttatacatgtattagtAATGTAGAGATTACTTATCAGTGaatctatatattattttatgcaggtattagttatgtagggattagttatacatgtattagataTTTCCACCTTCTACCCTGCATGAAATAGGACATATGGGTGTCTAAATTGACAACCAAACGTCGTATTAATTTTGTACATGAATAACTTATTTTCTATCTACCTACCAAATATCatacaaataagaaaattaatatatgattaaCTTGTTTCTTATCCAGCAACCAAATGACCCTAAGTGCATTTGTTTACATTAAGATTTTTACACTTATTTGGTCTGAATAGGTCATAACAGTAAGATCTTAAACAAGGTTGTAAtatttttaagggtatttttgtgtGGATAATTTTTACCATCACGTTGTCCATAACCATCGGCCACCACCTCCTTTGCATCACAGCCACCATCGCCAAAACACAAGCCACCACCACCAACTCTGCCATCACACAACCACCAGAGGCAGTGACTACTGCTGTCAACCACTACTGCTACTCGTTATCACATCTACAATCTACCATTATAATTTATCATTGCCATCAACACCACCGTCACTGCCATTGGTACCTTCTCCGCCAGTATCAACCACTACCACCATTGCGGACTGCAGTCAATCCAAGTCCTCTGAGAAGAAATTACCTAGTGTCTTGATCTTTGActccttttttcatttttggattTTGACATAACTATTGCTTCACACAGCAAGGGAGTAAAAGTGGTTTTAATAGTTGTTTATCCATGCTCCCTTTGGCCTTCTCCGACAGATCGTTTCAGTTTAGTGCAGGTGGTTGTTATCAATAAAATGCTTAGCTGAGTAGTTTCTTCTGAGGTGTTTATCCAAGTGCACTATTGATTTACTCCAGGGAAGATTAAGTAGGTATTTAAGTTTAAGGTATTCAAAGTATATGCTTTTGAAGTAGTGTTTGTGCCTTCAATATGTCTACAGAGGATGCGTTGCTGTCCcgtaacttgaaatatttctagCGCTTCCTTTCATGATAATCTAGGGctaaaatataagataaatgTTGTTGGGTTTTGTCTTCTTCGAAATGCATGAACACTTCTGTGGCTTGTGTGTAAGCAATAAACTTGTGCTTTAGCAATTTTCCTGTAAGTTGATTAGTCGAGTATCAGAAAGGTAACTGAAAGCTGCATGTGAGTGAATCTCACAAGTAAAATTGTGTGTGTATTCATATCATATCTTTTGTAAGAATTGGTTATATTGTCTGGAAAATTGCAAAGTTACTTCACTTCTGCATCAACAATATCTTGCATTTGTTCTACCAGAAGAATGTTTGGCTTATGTTATGATAGATCTTCCATTAACTGCAGCGCATTCGTTTTTAGAGTCATAATATTTTTACGCTATTCCTAAAGGACTTCATTTCGGCACTTGTAAAGTATATGATCCTGGAAGTTAGGCTGCTCCCAACTTTGTTTAAATGGTAGTTAGACTATTCTATATAGATGATTGCATTTGTCCTATCCTATACATGTGTAtgctttttttttgtatgtgtcTGCTTCAACATCTTACTTCCAGATTCTTGCTGCAATAGTCAGAGTACCTTCATGAAGATAATGTAGTGTTACAGCATTGGAGAGTGTACACTAGTAACTAGATTAGAAAAAGAAAGCCCTTCTGCAAGAACAAATACCAGTTTCAATTTTGAGGGTTTTGATTGATACTTAATGTAGGTCACAGGTTTCTTCTTTTTGGGGTTTTACTTCTTAGCGTTGATACAACAACTCCCCATATGTGTTGTTACTTTCTGGTGAAAGTTAATCTACATGCTAGCGAATTcacctctttttttcttttctaatctaaaaatctatcaaaaaaaataGCGACAGTTCTGCTCTAACTATGGTTTTATATCCCAGGAAAAATCATCCCCAGCACCACCACGGGATGAAGAGTATTTTCCACGTCGAGATGACCGTCCCATGATAAGAAGATCTCCACTTTCACAAAGGGATTTAAGGACTCGCCACTCTACTTCTGACCTTCCACCATATCCAGACAAATCAAGGTTAGATGATAAGGGTGGAGAACCCAGTGAGGTTTTGTGGATTGGGTTTCCTGCACAACTGAAAGTAGATGAATTCATATTACGAAAAGCCTTTTCCCCATTTGGACAGATAGATAGGATTACTGCATTTCCTGGTAGAACTTATGCCTTTGTTCAATACAAGAATGTGACGGCAGCTTGCAGGGCAAAGGAAACATTACAAGGAAATTTATTTGACAATCCTCGTGTACATATTTGTTTTGCTCGGGCAGAAGCTGGAACCTCTAACAAGGAAAGGAGCCCAACGAATGATTCACCATCCTCACATTTGAGATCATATGGGCACATTGGTTCTTCTGAGAACCTTCGACATGATAGGGACTTTGGTAATGCTCCTCGAGATCATGGCATGAGGTCTCCAAGGTTCAACTCAGATATGGATCCTGGTGATTCTCGTCATGTTGGTTTTGGCAGAAAGGGTAATGCATGGGTTGGTGAAGATGATAGAAGGAGATTTCCTGTTCTGGATTCTGAATTGGGACATGGGGACAGTGCTTACAATCAGCGTAGTCCTCCAAGGAAAAGAGTTGTAGACATCCGTGAGCGTGAGTTTTCTCCTCAGCGGTTCCCTAGACAAGATCCGTTCTATGATGATTCATGGGACTTGCCTGAGGATCCTTTTGTCTTCCGTGAAGCTAAGAAACTGAAGACCAGCTCCTATTTTCCTGAAAATGAGCTTCCAGAATATCCTTTCAATGATATGGAACCAGCAAGACAGAGGGGGTACCATGAATTTCCCCAAGCTGAGGTCCTTGATAAAAACTTTGATTCTGGATCTCTTGTTCATAGACAGATTCCTGAGCGGATGATGAACTCCAATGTACCTTATCCGGAGGAGAACGACAGGTGGAATTCACGATTTGACGGGTTTAAGGTGGGCTCTGGTCAATTGGCTGCGAACGCTGAGCAGAAAAGGTTGACTCCTGAACCACATGCCTCATCCAAGAGTAGTGAGTGGAAATGGGAAGGTACTATTGCTAAGGGAGGAACTGCCGTCTGTCGGGCTCGATGCTTTCCTGTGGGCAAACCTTTAGAGATGATCTTGTAAGTAATTACATGTTTTATGGAAAGTTAATAGTTCTATAGACGTTAATTTCTGATCTAATGTGCACAAGAAGTTGAAACTGAAAACTGGTAGGCTACTTCAGTTAGAAATGAAAGCTTTTTTGAACTGCAGCTTTGGACATTTGAGTTGAAGCCCTTCCTAACACAGAAATATCTCAATCCAATATACTCTGCTATAACTGATGAAATCATACTAGTTCATGGAGCTCATGTTGTATAATAGTTGTAGTTTTCTGTAGGTGCTTTTGAGTTAACTTAAACACTTTCTCTAGGTGCTTTTGAATTAACTTTAACACGTTTcgattacactgggtatgttgttataCATTTGGATTAGTAAGCTCAACATTCAGGTCTCTATCACTTTAGAGCAGCTTTATACAAGACTTGTATTGTTAACCAGTGAAAGTTTAGCTGATTGATGCTTTAATAACATATATTTAGGCTTTGCTCAAgttaaataaaatcattatgccTCTATCTGATTGAAATTGAATTGTAAAAAAACTCTGATAAAGTGTATTCGTTGGAGAAATTAGTGTTTACATCCCTGTTACGTAGAAGTGAATGTTCTTGATTAGTACATTTCTTATCTTAGGATCCTGAGATGGAAAATGAATAGTATTTAACTGACATTTGATATTCAGCTTTACTCAATTTAAGGAGATCCAGAGATTGAATTTTGCTCCTTCTTGCCCGTTCGAGGACAATCATCATTTCTGTTGTGTGGAgtgggattttttttttcatgatatcAAGTACTTGGGAAGGATCTCGAACGATACTTATGTTGCAAGACTTGTTTTAACTCTCTTCATCTTAGGCATTATGAATGTCTTGTCTTCTCATACATTTGTTCACAGGGTTTTTGGGATTTAAGTTTTACAGTCTTTAAGTGAAAACTGAGCTATTGTCTTGGGTTGAGAACTTTTCATCCCACATGTTGCGAATAGAACTCGaattcttttccttctttaaaTTTGCAATGGTTCAATTCCGCAGACCTGTATACTTGGACTGCACTGCAAGGACTAGTTTAGACATGCTTGCAAAGCATTACTATCAAGCAGCTGGTTCTTGGGTTGTCTTCTTTGTTCCAGCTACTGATGCTGACATAGCATTTTACAGCGAATTCATGAATTATCTTGGTGAGAAGCAGCGAGCTGCTGTGGCTAAATTGGATGATAGGACCACTATGTTTCTTGTACCTCCTTCTGACTTCTCTGAGAAAGTCCTTAAAGTACCAGGAAAACTGAGCATCTCTGGTGTTGTTTTAAGATTAGATCCTCCTGCTCCCGGTTTTGGGTCTCATCCTGAGAAGAATGAAACTGGTATCACCGGTTTCCAGGGCATGACATCATTTGCCCAGCCGATATCGCCTTCTGGGCCTAATGCTGCACTGACATCTTATGCAGCCACTCAGAGACCAGGAATCGGCAATACATCGTTTCCTGGGATAGATACAGGACCTCCAGCTGCTTCATTTTCAGGCTCTCTTCAGCCAGCTGGTAACTTTTCTGAGTCATTTAGTGGAGACAGGCATAATTACATGGTCAATCAGCAGTACCCTGCCATGGGACAGAACTGGTCTTCCCATGATATGCAAAACCAAAATCCTAGTGTCAAGAATATCATCTCACAATCATCCAGTGGCAGAAATGATCCTACCATCGGTCAGGGATATAACCCGGCCATGCCTGGTACAGGGCAGGAAAGTTCTAGCATCTATAGGGGTGAAGTTCCAAATTTCCATTCAAATGGTAATAATAGACCTCCCCCGGAGGCAAAGACACCACCTGCACCTTTTCAATCAGAACAACTTGCATTGTTAACCTCATCACTTCTTGGGCAGCAGAGGCAATCAGGGGTTGCATCAACAGGACAAGATTCTAGACAAACAGGCACTGCTTACCTGCCTGACAACTCATACAGGCCACAGCAGAATCTTTCATTCCCAAACAATCAGCCTGTTGATCATTCATCATCTCAGTTTGGTCAAgtacagcaacaacagcaaccaATGGCGAGTTTGCCAGGCCCACCTCCAAGAGAGCTTCAGCATGGCACGAATGTGGGCCAACTGCAAAATGCAGCTGATGAAGAAACAGACCCACAGAAACGCTTGCAGGCAACATTGCAGTTGGCAGCAGCACTACTCCATCAAATTCAACAGGGTAAATCATGAACAAATATATACCAAAGAAGGACAATAAGTACTGTATTTATTTGAATGCATTTATATATTGCAAGACGTCGTGCTGTACTTTCAATCTTGACCTAGTGCTAAGAAACTTACTGCAGCATTCTGTTCCTCGAAATCTCACTCTTTAAACCTTTTTAAGTTGTGCTTGTTGTTCTTGTCATTCAATAGGTTTCCTCCAAATGGTTTGATATGTAGTTCTAGACTAATTCAAATGGTGGAGTTGTGATTTTGAGTGCAAAAGATTGTGGCTTCTCTATAGTCATTTTTTATAGAAGGTAAGTGTGTGTCCTTAACTATATAGTTATGATTTGGTAACCTAGAAAGTCTCCTAAGGATATGACAATGATTTTGATTAGTCTCCTATAACAAGGTTAAAGCTATAAAAATAGGAGCTTGAATATTAGTAAATAATTCAAGGAGCTATGAAAAAACTCACTTCTATATTTATTCTGAACCATATTAGAATTATGATTTAGTGATATTGAGGTTAATGTTTATATTGATTTGATGTGTCATATGCTTGTAAAGTTAATTCAAATATCAGGGAGTAAATTTTTTCCTCGATGGAAACTATAATCCATTTTTGGCACCTATTTTTTAATGCTCTTTGTTAAGagtcaaaatcaaaattaaatggACTCTGATCTAGGATTATATATCGGTCAATTTGATATTGAAGTTTATTGATTTGGTTTATTGATTATCGATTTTTAGAGATGTCGAATCattgaaaaacaattaaaatattgactTATCGGTtattggtttatttattttttatcgttATCGATTCGGTTATCGGTTTAACTATTaattatttgacaaaaaaataataattaaaaatcacttagaaacaaggtgacATACCAAATGAATCATGCACATGAGTTCACAAGTTACATTTTGCTCAAAACCAAATACTTTTATATTGTAGAAAACCAAGTGTTTTAACACaaccaaaaaagaagaaggtaGGGAACCAAACTTGTAGGACTTCACATACAAAATgtacaaatataattatttaatttactatataTCGGGTTATCGATTAATCCGTTAAGAAAAAACCTCATACCGTTAGGAACCGATAACCTGATAACCAAAAGAATCAAAACT
This portion of the Solanum pennellii chromosome 12, SPENNV200 genome encodes:
- the LOC107007343 gene encoding flowering time control protein FPA, with translation MSTSRGGRDRHRRDHPPRSEEKSHQGRENPPSRHLWVGNLSHSLSESTLASHFLRFGDLERVAFQPGRSYAFINFKDVEGAFAAIRHLQGYVVAGNPLRIEFTKAEKSSPAPPRDEEYFPRRDDRPMIRRSPLSQRDLRTRHSTSDLPPYPDKSRLDDKGGEPSEVLWIGFPAQLKVDEFILRKAFSPFGQIDRITAFPGRTYAFVQYKNVTAACRAKETLQGNLFDNPRVHICFARAEAGTSNKERSPTNDSPSSHLRSYGHIGSSENLRHDRDFGNAPRDHGMRSPRFNSDMDPGDSRHVGFGRKGNAWVGEDDRRRFPVLDSELGHGDSAYNQRSPPRKRVVDIREREFSPQRFPRQDPFYDDSWDLPEDPFVFREAKKLKTSSYFPENELPEYPFNDMEPARQRGYHEFPQAEVLDKNFDSGSLVHRQIPERMMNSNVPYPEENDRWNSRFDGFKVGSGQLAANAEQKRLTPEPHASSKSSEWKWEGTIAKGGTAVCRARCFPVGKPLEMILPVYLDCTARTSLDMLAKHYYQAAGSWVVFFVPATDADIAFYSEFMNYLGEKQRAAVAKLDDRTTMFLVPPSDFSEKVLKVPGKLSISGVVLRLDPPAPGFGSHPEKNETGITGFQGMTSFAQPISPSGPNAALTSYAATQRPGIGNTSFPGIDTGPPAASFSGSLQPAGNFSESFSGDRHNYMVNQQYPAMGQNWSSHDMQNQNPSVKNIISQSSSGRNDPTIGQGYNPAMPGTGQESSSIYRGEVPNFHSNGNNRPPPEAKTPPAPFQSEQLALLTSSLLGQQRQSGVASTGQDSRQTGTAYLPDNSYRPQQNLSFPNNQPVDHSSSQFGQVQQQQQPMASLPGPPPRELQHGTNVGQLQNAADEETDPQKRLQATLQLAAALLHQIQQGKS